In the Candidatus Zymogenaceae bacterium genome, CCGGGGCGATCTCCCTTTTAAAGCACTCCGGGCTCACCGAACAGGCGAACCGCTGGGTCCCGATGTGCGGATTGTCATAGACGATGGTATAATCAAGCTCCAACCCGTCACCCGTCGCCTGCCGGGGCTTGAGGGTCGCGGATTTCCCGTCTTCCGACACCGTTACCGTTTCCATAACCCGAGCGATGCGTCTTTGGGCGTCAAGGAGTGTGACTCCCGCCTCGTCAAGAAGCGCCACGATAGGACGGGCGCTTCCGTCCATGATCGGGACTTCAGGACCGTCAAGGATCACGGTCACATTATCAATCCCCAAAGCGGAGAAACAGGCCATGAGGTGCTCCACCGTCTGTACTTCATGACCGTTTTCCTTCAGCGACGTCGCAAGCAGGGTATGGTGCACCCGGGAAAAATGCGCGGGGATACGGATATCTTTTTCACCATCTCTCCTGACAAAACCGATCCCCTCATCCGGCCCCGCCGGGATGAGGTTCGCCGTCACGGTGTTACCGGAATGGATTCCCACCCCATCGATCCGGACGGGCTGTGCGATGGTCGTTTGCATGAGATAGTATTATATTCCTCACCGAGGTGCCTTACAAGCCCTTTTTCGCTCATATCGGTCCGATACGGGCGGGCTCGTCGGCAAGGAGCCTCTGCTGTACCGTATAGGCGCTGACGGGATCCTTCAGATATTGTCCCTCAAGACTGAAGGGGACAAATATCAGGAGGGGGGACTGGAGCGTAACGGAGAGGGCTGATACGAACTCCGTGGAATTCTTCTTGTTTTCGGATAAAGTCGAGATAAAAATAGTCCTGCCGTAGTTTTTGGCCGTCTTGTCCGGGAGCACCGGGCCCCAGGCGTGTCCCTTCCTTGGGCCTCCCGGTTCGAAAACGGGTTGTCTGTAGGTATATCTCTTGGAAATGTTCAGTCGCTGCGTTTCCGCACGAAGCCTGAACGCCGCGACAAACAACGTCAGGGGCCGATTTACAATTCGTTCTATCGTCTGCACAAAGGCGATGTGGCGTGCATAGGTGTGAAAATCCTCGATGTCGCCCGTCGGTGTGTGGGCTGTGAGCCGATAGGTCCAGAAGGGGAGATAGGAAGGATTGACGATGTCGGTCTGTGCGAAGAAGTACTCCCGCTGAACGAACGTGCCGTGGGCCTCCTCCCACAGGTCGTGGCAGTTGGGGCACAACAGCACCGCGTCGCTGTCGGTCAGGCCCAGCCGGTGCCACCCGCACCGGGGACAGCGTACCGGCAAGAGCGAGAGATTCGTCACCTTATTCAATGACCACCTCCCCGTCATCCCAGGGCCTGACGATATGCTTGTAAAAGAACCTGGTTATCCCCGATCTGTCCGGCAGCATAAAAAAGATAAACGCACCCACTATCAACAACGGGACGAAAAATTGTTTGAGCACGGCGATGAGAAACGCCGTCGTTCCCGCAATGAGCACCCCGGGCAGCAGGTTCACTCTGCTGCGAATCGGTATACGCGCCCTGACGATCTCGCCGCTGACGCCGTCCACCACCACGCGAACGGCATGATCCCCCATTAAAAACCTGACGACCCACAGGGGGTGGTATATCTGGGAGAGCTCTTCCGAAACCTTCTCCGCCTCAAAATAGTCAAGCGTCACATCGCTCGGCCGCGCCGCGCTCACCAGCATCGACCATGCCTCCCGAACGGCGGTTTCGGGGTCCTTCACCGGATCGAAGAACATCCCCCTGGTCTTCTGGTCCTCATCTCTCAGAACATGGAGCTTCAGGATGCTGGACTTGGTGGAGATGCCGAACCTCCCCAGGTCGCTGATGTCGACGGCGGGGCTGAAATAGGTTCCCTCCTTGACGAACACATTGTTGATCTTCTTTTTCATCGGATGGACATAGATGGGCTGTCCGTTTTCATCCACCCCCACAGACTTCGGAGCCGTTTTGGTTTCATGGGCGATGTACCACCCGCCGCCCCGCAGCTTCACCCGGAAGAAGGGGACGTAGACGAGTTTCGCGTCTATCATGCGCACGGCCATTCTCTGTCCCTCGTCGGCCAAGGATTTTTCGACGAGCCTCTTTACCGACGCAACCGCCTGGGATCGTGAGGCCCTGCGGGGGATATAGAATCGCTTGATGCCGCCCGTGCCTGAGATGATGTGGGACATCCCGCAGTGGGCGCACGCGACGGTGGTGGCCCCCTCGACGAAATCGATGCCGGAGCCGCAGCCGGGACAGGTCACCGCGATGGTGAAGCTGTCGACCGCGGATTTACCCGATGACGGTGTGGATGTGGGATTCAAACGATACCTATCCTGTGATTACGTGACACCGTCGGTTGAACGCCGTCGGTTGAAAAATCCGGTTCAATTGTTTCTAAGCACCAGTGGCGAAGAGAGCAGAAAGACGATCATGGCGCCGACGATGACCGAAATCTGCATCAGAAGGGATCCCGAGAAAACAAAACCGAGAATCAGGCAGACCAAAAACGTGATTATAAAAAAAACCAGGGGACGATAATTTCTTTTCTCCCTTGAAAATTCCTTCACGGCGTCGGAATAGACCCGGGCAGCGTCACCGATGATTGACGCCTTGTGCCGAACGCCGTCGATCGTAAACGAGAAGAAATAAATCGGCAGGTATATCAACCACAACCGGACGAGGCCGTTCAACGAATCTCGATCGCCCTTGGTCCAGTGCGTGGCGGCTTCCGGCGGAATCGTGGGCTCCGCCGTCTCCCCCAGGTCGTCCTTCTCCCGGTCGTAGTATATCAGGTCACCCGCAGGGATACGGAAGGACGATATCTCCGTGTGTGTGGTATGGGCGGCCGGCTGGGTGAACGAGACGCCGTCCGAATGGGTGATGTGCCAGATGGGAAAATAGGAGAACTCTATCGCCAGGTCCTTCGGCTCATCATCGATCCCCGCATCCTTCAGTTGAGACAAAAGAAAGACTTTCGCCCAGATATCGTTTCTTTTATGTTCGAGGAAGAAACACTCAAAGGTGCGGTCCTTTTCGACAAGCAGGGAGGAGCGACAAAACGGACAGGTGATGAACCGTCTGCCGTCCTCGATGTCGATCTTGGCGCCGCACTGGGAACAGGCTACTATCATGATGATCGATGATAACCGGATGCGAAGGCTGACACACAGGTCCGCCGAAAGAATTTACTCAACCTTCTCCCCGCATTCGGTACAGAACTTGGCGCCCTCGGGCAGCTTTGCACCGCACTTTGGGCAGGCATGCTCCTCTCCCACCGGCTTTCCGCAGAGAGGACAAAACTTGTCCTCGGGCGAGAGGTTCTTGCCGCAGTGAGCGCACTTGTTCACCACCACAAGCTGGCTGCCACAGTTGTTGCAAAATCGTGCGTTGACCGGCACCTGGGCGTGGCACTTGGGACAGTTGGCGTATCCCTGTTTCTGTACGTCCGCGACGGTGGAGGGTCCCTCGGCAAGGGTGCGAAAGAGCATGCCGGGCACCATCATGCCGAGACCCGCGCCCACACCCACGCCCATCCCGGCGGCGGCACTGGAGGCAACCCCTCCCTCGCCGCCCGCGGCGGCGGCTCCTCCGGCCCCCGGAACGACGCCCTCGGACCCGATCTTTCCCAGGGCCCGGGCGGCCTCGAATTTCAGGAATTCGTTCATATCGCCGATGACGCCCATGCCGGTACGCTCGTCGATGACCTTCTGGACCTCGTCGGGAGGGGTAATCTCGTTGATGAAGAAATCTATCAGCTCGATGCCGAACTTGTTGAAGTCGTCCTTGATGCGCACCTTGGCCACCACCGCCAGCTCATCGTAGTTCTGGGGCAAATCCAGGATGCTCTTCATGTGTTCGCCCAGAAGATCGTTCAGACGGCTGACAATCACATCCCGGAGATACCCGGATATCCCCTCGGTGGTCATCATCCCCTTGGTGGCGACCAGGGTGTTGATGAAAAGGAGCGGCTGGGTGATACGTAGCGTGTAATTTCCGTATGCCCGCAGGCGCACCAGCCCGAACTCGGAATCCCGAAAGGCCACTGGGTTCCTGGTCCCCCACTTCATGTCGGTGAAGATCTTCATGTTGACGAAGAGGACCTCGACCCGGAAGGGACTCGTCGAATCGAACGGCATTGCGATGAGCTTCGTCAACAGCGGCAGGTTCATGGTGGTCAGGGTATGCCTTCCCACGCCGAACACGTCAAGCCCCTTGCCGTCTCGAAAGAAGACCGCCGTCTGGTTTTCCCGGATGATCAACTGGGACCCCAGCTTCGTCTCCGCCGAGCCGGTCTCGGGGATACGATGAATCATCTCTGTATCGTCTTCAAAAAAGTATTCTATGACATCCAGTATCTTCGCCATGTATCAATCCTCCGTGAGAATCACCCGCTCACATATGAAAATCGATTGTCTCTCTCTATTCGTGTCCCTTGGTGACCACATATTTCCTGTTTTCGAATATTCGCTCCATGTTGTCGATGAACGTGGAGACGGCCGCCAGCTCCTCGGTCAGCCTGTCGGGATCGTTTACGTGATCGGAAAGCGCCTCCAGGTGCTTGTCCATCTCCTCCACTTCCGCCAGCATATCGAGGTCGTAGGTGTACAACGCCTCCAACTCGGCATCGAGGATCTTCACCGGATCGAAGAATCCGGAATAGCCGTGAGAGGCATACGTGATCTCGTCCCGGAGCCGATCCAGACGTCTATTGAGGCGATCCAGTCGGTCCAGGCCCTTGAGGCGACCCGATTCGCTCAGCTCTTCCATGACACCCATCAGCGCCTTCTTCATGTGATCATAGCGCTCGGCGATATGTTCCCGAATGATCTTGTCCCGCTCCCGGGCGTTTTCCCGCTTCAGGTAGTCTCCGAAGCCGGGGACGATTTCGACGATCTCCTCGATCTTCCTGGCCAGCCCCTCGGAGATCCCCTCCCAGAATACGCCTTTTTCCGGCATGGCGTGCCTCCCGATTGTTTTGAATCAAAAAGAGATGTTATCCCAGGCTCACGGGCGCATTCCGTCGGCGTGTGCCCGTGATATGTTTGAATGTACGCGAAGACACGATTATACCGGTAAACGGCGCGAGTAGGAAAGCGTATGTCGGGAACCGGCCTCCTCCCCGATACGTGAAAATCGTGTCATTGAACCAGTACTGATATATAAATGAGGGTCGCCCCCCATATTCCCCCCCATCTCTCCCTCCTTCCCCGTTATCTTCCCCTCCCTTCCTTCCCCCCACCGGGAGAGCCGTCAGCGAATCCCCTCGAAGGCGACCCACCAGTCCGCATGTTCCCCCCGATGATACACCGGGATATCCACCTCATCCCAGAGGGGAAGCGGCACTACGGCAAAGAATACGCTTCCGTCAAAGTCGAAAGCGTATGCCCGCACTTCATAGGGAACCCTGCGCTGCTCGAGGGCCACCAACATCTTTTCACCCGGCATGAGCCGTCCCATGTATATTTCATCGATGACGATATTCAGCTCCACCGGGCCGAAATCTGTGGGGGCGATGTCCGTATCGTTAAAGATTTTCCCGGTGATGAGCTCCCCTTTGTCTTGGGAGACGGCAACCATCGGAGCGCTGGCGGCAAGGGTAAGCGCCGCGCACAGAATGATGATGCCCAGTGCGGTTTTCCTCGTATATGTCATGTCGTCCTCACGGAATGCCTCAGTCGTTTTATCTTTTTTTCATATCGATTCTGCTCGCTGAAAATACAGCCGCAATATTTCTGTTGATACATGCCCAGGTCTCGGGAGAGACGTCGTCCCTCGTCCCACCCGGCGCGAAAATCCTCGTAGTAAAATTCTATCCCCGCATCGCGGGAGAGCTCCTCCCCCAGCGTACGGATCGCTTCATGATCCTGGTAAATGCTGAAGAGCAGCGTCGTCGAAACGGCATCGTATCCCTCCTGTGCCGCCCGCCGGATCGTTTGCTCAAGGCGCATCCGGTAGCAGGCGAGGCATCGGGCTCCGTCGTCTATCCCCGCCTTTCGAACAAATTCGTACACGTCATAATCGAGATCGGCAGCGAAAGATGTGTTTCGCCCATCGCAGTACTCCTCCACTGCCTCGAAGCGCGTCTCAAATTCGGTGAACGGGTGTATGTTCGGATTATAGAAATAGACGGTTACCCGCCATCCGGACTTCTCAAGACGCCCCAGGGGATAGATCGTACATGGAGCGCAGCATGCGTGCAGCAGCAGTTTTTTCTCATCGCTCATAATACGCGCTATCCGATCCCCGGTACGTCCGACAATCCTTTTCTTAGGATACCAAAAAGCGACCTGAGTGTCAAGAAAAGCAAATTCATGAAAAACGATTGCAAAACGGGCCGTTCGACCTCACATTATACATCTATCCACAAAGCATACACGCCGCGATCCCTTGGGAGCGCGGCGCGTCTCTCTTACACTATTTCCACAGATACAACGAAGGGTTCCCGCTTTGGTTCCCGAAAACTCTACAAACGAACAACAAAGACCCGCAACATCCCGATGTCGACACATCGGCCGACACCGGTGTGCGAATCCAAGGCTTACCCACTCTTCCCCCGCAGGTAGTCGATCATCGGATCGGTCACCAGGGGCACCACGTCCCCGATCATGTGGGGCATGAGGTTGTCCATCACCTTCGGCATGATCTCGGGCATTTGTTCCAGCATGTAGTCGGGCATGGGGATACGCTCGGCCACCCTCTCCAACATCACCGGCATGACCTTTGGCATCATGAGAGGCAACAACCTCGGAAAGAGAATCGGGAACATCGGCTTCATGAGCGTAAGGGCGCCCGGGATCTTCCCCATCAGCCGCATCATCGGCCCCATGCCGAAGGGCATGGCGTCGATCAGCTCGGGCCACATGGTCCCCATCAGATCGGCGAATCCCTCGGGCGTCATCAGCGCGATCATCGCCTCGAAGACCGCCCATTGTTTCTGCACCTCCGGGTTCGGATCGGGGAAGTCGAACCCCAGGGCCTCGGCGCAGAACCTCGCCAGGTCCACCACCTCCACGTCTATATCCTTCTTGTCGACGCTGACCCGAAGCTGGAACTCGCAACAGGGGCACAGGGCCAGGACCTTTTCGGCGCCGGCTTCCACGGCCTCATCCAGCCGGACCTTACCCACCTCCGCCGCCACCGGGGGATCCTTGATGAGCGTCAGCACGCTGCCGCAGCAATGTCCCTCCTCGCGGTTGTGCTCCATCTCGACGAAATCCACGTTCGGCACCGCCTTGATCAGGTCCCTCGGCTCTTCATACACCCTCGAAACCCTTCCGATATGGCACGAATCGTGCCAGGTGACGGTGACTTTCTCCTTTCCGTTGGAGGGAAAGGTGAACTCGCCCGACTTGATTTTTTCTGACACCACCTCGCTGTAATGCTTCGCGGTGATGTCGTACTCGATCCCCGCTTTTTCCGCCCATTTCGGATAGACGTGACGCCACATCATGTCGCACGCGGGGCAGGACGATATGACCGTGTCGGCGCCGGCGGCCTTGACCGCGGCGATGTTTTTTCTCATGACCTCCATAAAAGAGTCCCACTTGCCGGCGACCAGCATGGGAGTACCGCAGCAGCTTTCCTTATTGCCCAAGGAACAGAAATCCACCCCCGCCGCGTCCAGGAGCCGTACCGACGCCATGCCTATGTCGTGCTCCACGTAGCTGGCGGTACAGCCGGCGAAATAGGCGTTCTTTGCCTTCTTCCCCGGACCGTGTTTTTCCTTGAGGTCCTCTGGAAACCACACGCTCCGATCACTTCGGTAGCCCGCCCAGATGTCCCCCTCTTTTCTCAACGCCGCCTCCATCATCTCGAAGGGCGGGAAGGTCATGCGCTTTTCCTCGTGGATAAGTTTTCCGCGAAGCTTCATCCAGGACTGTTCGATGGGCAGCGCCGCCGAACAGCGCAGGTTGCACAGCTCGCAGGTAGTGCACACCAAAAACGTATCCACCATCGCCTGGTCAAATTCCTCCCTCCCCTCCATATACTCCCTCAACCAGTACCATTTCCCCCGGGGGGACTGGCTCTCCCAGCCCCTGCCGTAGAACTGGTCGCACTCCTCGATGCAGTACCCGCATTGGGAGCAGCTGTAGGCATACCAGGCCACATCCGGCGGGATGTCTTTCACCGGCTTCGTGGGCTGCTCTCCGACCCGGGTGATCACGTAGTTGCCGAAGGGGCGTGCGAAGGGCTCGAACACTCCCGCGACCTTCATGAACATCCCCACAAGACCCCCTCCCAGCACCTTCTTCGGGTTCAGGATGCCCTTTTTGTCGATCTTCTTCTTGAATCTCCTGAGCCTTTTTACCCGATCCTTTCCGAGTATCGCGTGCGCCTTCTTGGTGAAGTAGAGACCCGTCGAGTAGGCCCGCCCGCCGTGCTTTTCGGCGATGCGGATGACGGTCATTGCCAGGGCGAAGACA is a window encoding:
- a CDS encoding FAD-binding oxidoreductase; amino-acid sequence: MASLSNTHKRYLEGAFDDRVTFRKTERRLYGHDIGAMPHMIKPVIGNTIPDAVVQPSSEEELKMLLTWAAKNRIPLTPRGKASSGYGGVLPVDNGVVVDFYRMNRVLDIDEKNLTVRAQAGVVWEKLDRELKKKGLTLRMYPTSYPGSTVGGWLAQGGTGIGSYESGWFRDIVVSARVVFPDGSTQEIAGDDLDLVSEAEGITGFISDVTIRVMPAEELDVVAVGCPEAHDTQKLIENIIAEDLPIWSMVFINPRMAEMKNRAPLLMHHDHPDEERVLLPASYILVLAFRKRESTRVREWLEGATRLCDAEILSEKIAEHEWKNRFKRMVVKRLGPSIIPTEVVVPLRELGSVMEEIENKVDQPIVKEGVVIKNGSGGEPEVVILGFIPGDQRKLTFNFVFALAMTVIRIAEKHGGRAYSTGLYFTKKAHAILGKDRVKRLRRFKKKIDKKGILNPKKVLGGGLVGMFMKVAGVFEPFARPFGNYVITRVGEQPTKPVKDIPPDVAWYAYSCSQCGYCIEECDQFYGRGWESQSPRGKWYWLREYMEGREEFDQAMVDTFLVCTTCELCNLRCSAALPIEQSWMKLRGKLIHEEKRMTFPPFEMMEAALRKEGDIWAGYRSDRSVWFPEDLKEKHGPGKKAKNAYFAGCTASYVEHDIGMASVRLLDAAGVDFCSLGNKESCCGTPMLVAGKWDSFMEVMRKNIAAVKAAGADTVISSCPACDMMWRHVYPKWAEKAGIEYDITAKHYSEVVSEKIKSGEFTFPSNGKEKVTVTWHDSCHIGRVSRVYEEPRDLIKAVPNVDFVEMEHNREEGHCCGSVLTLIKDPPVAAEVGKVRLDEAVEAGAEKVLALCPCCEFQLRVSVDKKDIDVEVVDLARFCAEALGFDFPDPNPEVQKQWAVFEAMIALMTPEGFADLMGTMWPELIDAMPFGMGPMMRLMGKIPGALTLMKPMFPILFPRLLPLMMPKVMPVMLERVAERIPMPDYMLEQMPEIMPKVMDNLMPHMIGDVVPLVTDPMIDYLRGKSG
- a CDS encoding epoxyqueuosine reductase QueH, with translation MSDEKKLLLHACCAPCTIYPLGRLEKSGWRVTVYFYNPNIHPFTEFETRFEAVEEYCDGRNTSFAADLDYDVYEFVRKAGIDDGARCLACYRMRLEQTIRRAAQEGYDAVSTTLLFSIYQDHEAIRTLGEELSRDAGIEFYYEDFRAGWDEGRRLSRDLGMYQQKYCGCIFSEQNRYEKKIKRLRHSVRTT
- a CDS encoding SPFH domain-containing protein, producing the protein MAKILDVIEYFFEDDTEMIHRIPETGSAETKLGSQLIIRENQTAVFFRDGKGLDVFGVGRHTLTTMNLPLLTKLIAMPFDSTSPFRVEVLFVNMKIFTDMKWGTRNPVAFRDSEFGLVRLRAYGNYTLRITQPLLFINTLVATKGMMTTEGISGYLRDVIVSRLNDLLGEHMKSILDLPQNYDELAVVAKVRIKDDFNKFGIELIDFFINEITPPDEVQKVIDERTGMGVIGDMNEFLKFEAARALGKIGSEGVVPGAGGAAAAGGEGGVASSAAAGMGVGVGAGLGMMVPGMLFRTLAEGPSTVADVQKQGYANCPKCHAQVPVNARFCNNCGSQLVVVNKCAHCGKNLSPEDKFCPLCGKPVGEEHACPKCGAKLPEGAKFCTECGEKVE
- the lpxC gene encoding UDP-3-O-[3-hydroxymyristoyl] N-acetylglucosamine deacetylase; amino-acid sequence: MQTTIAQPVRIDGVGIHSGNTVTANLIPAGPDEGIGFVRRDGEKDIRIPAHFSRVHHTLLATSLKENGHEVQTVEHLMACFSALGIDNVTVILDGPEVPIMDGSARPIVALLDEAGVTLLDAQRRIARVMETVTVSEDGKSATLKPRQATGDGLELDYTIVYDNPHIGTQRFACSVSPECFKREIAPARTFALEADVSMILEQGRGMGGSFETALIIGDEGVLNPGGLRFPDECVRHKCLDAVGDMALFDLPLSGRYVARKSGHRLNLMLLEELSRRGAYEIVTI